The following coding sequences are from one Rutidosis leptorrhynchoides isolate AG116_Rl617_1_P2 chromosome 11, CSIRO_AGI_Rlap_v1, whole genome shotgun sequence window:
- the LOC139875732 gene encoding uncharacterized protein encodes MNPHTIFLCTLLTFSLSIYGVSSGVTYTVVNEAANTPGGQKFTKLIGIPYTKEIMPKIHMFILNTILQQTNPADRKPIDTVEIFIRDVKGYEALTDINKINVSAVYLDLYQGDATRGDLKWEFTSLLYHEMTHVFQWTCVHTTRCNQKLIEGIADYTILKANYYPPPFAKPGTGDKWDQGYDFTARFLEYCDTLTPSFAAKLNKMMRYTYDDSYFKNLTGKPVQQLWKEYKAKYGQPV; translated from the coding sequence ATGAATCCCCATACTATTTTTCTTTGCACCCTCCTAACCTTCTCATTGTCCATCTATGGAGTTTCATCTGGTGTGACTTACACAGTCGTTAACGAAGCGGCCAATACTCCCGGTGGCCAAAAGTTCACTAAACTAATTGGAATTCCGTACACAAAAGAAATAATGCCGAAAATCCACATGTTCATATTGAACACCATTTTGCAACAAACTAACCCAGCGGACCGTAAGCCAATTGATACAGTTGAAATTTTCATAAGGGATGTCAAAGGATATGAAGCACTTACTGACATCAACAAGATTAACGTTAGCGCGGTTTATTTGGATCTTTATCAAGGGGATGCAACCCGAGGGGACTTAAAATGGGAATTTACGTCCCTTTTGTACCACGAAATGACACATGTTTTTCAATGGACATGTGTGCATACAACTAGATGTAACCAAAAATTGATAGAAGGGATCGCAGATTACACTATTTTGAAAGCAAATTATTATCCCCCGCCTTTTGCGAAGCCGGGGACAGGGGATAAGTGGGACCAAGGCTACGATTTCACAGCTCGTTTTCTTGAGTATTGTGATACTTTGACTCCATCGTTTGCAGCGAAGCTTAACAAGATGATGAGGTATACATATGATGATTCATATTTCAAAAATTTAACAGGGAAGCCTGTTCAACAACTTTGGAAGGAATATAAGGCTAAATATGGGCAACCGGTTTAA